In the genome of Notamacropus eugenii isolate mMacEug1 chromosome 5, mMacEug1.pri_v2, whole genome shotgun sequence, one region contains:
- the MCAM gene encoding cell surface glycoprotein MUC18 isoform X3, with protein MDLTRLLCTLLLTACCCRRSAGVPDEVEPKPEILEFQVGDNAHLNCDSSLPIDNLSHVDWFFKHKDQRIHIFQVRRGQGQPDPGEYQHRLTLLDGANLSLARVTPKDERIFICQVKGLTSRTQEKYIQLQIYKAPKEPTIQASTSGISVINRDPQEVATCNGEDGYPIPHVTWYKNRSPLKEDKNRIRITEQRTKESSGLYTVKSTLWAQLDKEDKEALFYCELSYRLPGGDHMKESKEVNVTVYYPMEKVWLEVMPNRLLKEGDKVELKCLSDGNPPPHFTIRKQDPISLSWLEVENISDGVLILEQAQRHHSGLYECSGLDFDTGIENTDQRQLLVNYVSNVRVQPKAPVMSEGSSLKLSCSAESSQPVVFHWEREKTREVLKNGSVLHLTNLTREAGGGYLCVASVPTVPGLKHTQLVNVTINGSPWVMAKEAHMWVKENEVVNLTCEVSGQPKPTISWSVNGTVHEHEKDFQTVLSTLKVQVIPELLEKGAVCQASNSLGSNKTTIFLELVNLTTFTVTTTGNTTSSQSTTTSSPSSAKANSTSTAGTKQESKGVVIVAVIVCILLLAVLGAVLYFLYKKGKMPCGRSGKQEITLPLARKNEIVVEVKSDKLPEEMGLLQGNNGDKRAPKDQVEKYIDLRH; from the exons ATGGACCTGACCAGGCTGCTCTGCACTCTTCTGCTAACCGCCTGCTGCTGCCGTCGCTCGGCTG GAGTGCCTGATGAAGTGGAGCCCAAACCAGAAATACTAGAGTTTCAAGTGGGAGACAACGCCCATCTTAACTGTGACAGCTCCCTGCCCATTGACAACCTCAGCCATGTCGATTGGTTTTTT AAACACAAGGATCAACGTATTCACATCTTCCAAGTGCGCCGGGGTCAGGGCCAGCCTGATCCTGGTGAGTACCAACACCGACTCACCCTTCTGGATGGGGCCAACCTGTCTCTGGCACGTGTTACCCCCAAAGATGAGCGTATCTTCATCTGCCAGGTCAAAGGCCTTACCTCCCGTACCCAGGAGAAATATATCCAGCTCCAAATTTATA AAGCTCCCAAGGAGCCCACAATCCAAGCCAGCACTTCTGGAATCTCTGTGATCAACAGGGACCCTCAGGAG GTTGCCACCTGCAATGGGGAAGATGGATACCCAATCCCTCATGTCACCTGGTATAAAAACCGGAGCCCCCTGAAAGAAGACAAGAATC GGATCAGAATTACAGAACAACGAACCAAAGAGTCAAGTGGGCTTTACACCGTGAAAAGTACTCTGTGGGCACAGCTGGATAAAGAGGACAAGGAGGCCCTCTTTTACTGTGAGCTCAGCTACCGGCTTCCTGGGGGCGACCACATGAAAGAATccaaggaggtcaatgtcactgtCTACT ACCCAATGGAGAAGGTGTGGCTAGAGGTGATGCCAAATAGGCTGCTGAAAGAGGGAGACAAGGTCGAGCTCAAGTGCTTGTCAGATGGCAACCCTCCACCACATTTCACAATCCGAAAGCAG GACCCTATCAGTCTCAGTTGGCTTGAGGTAGAAAACATAAGTGATGGAGTCCTCATCCTGGAGCAAGCCCAGAGGCATCACAGTGGATTGTATGAGTGCTCAGGTCTGGACTTTGATACTGGAATAGAGAACACTGACCAGCGGCAACTCTTGGTGAACT ATGTGTCCAATGTCCGAGTGCAACCCAAGGCTCCAGTGATGTCAGAGGGCAGCAGCCTGAAACTCAGCTGTTCTGCAGAGAGCTCCCAACCCGTGGTATTCcattgggagagagaaaag ACCAGGGAGGTGTTGAAGAATGGATCTGTATTGCATCTGACTAACTTGACTAGGGAGGCTGGAGGAGGCTACCTCTGTGTGGCATCTGTACCCACAGTGCCCGGCCTGAAACATACACAGCTGGTTAATGTTACCATTAACG GGTCCCCATGGGTGATGGCAAAAGAAGCACACATGTGGGTAAAAGAGAATGAAGTGGTGAACCTGACATGTGAGGTGTCAGGACAACCCAAGCCCACCATCTCCTGGAGTGTCAATGGAACG GTCCATGAACATGAAAAGGATTTTCAGACTGTCCTGAGTACTTTGAAAGTCCAAGTGATTCCAGAACTGCTAGAGAAGGGTGCTGTATGCCAGGCGTCCAATTCCCTGGGAAGCAACAAGACTACCATCTTTCTGGAGCTGG tcAACTTAACCACCTTCACTGTCACTACCACTGGGAACACTACCAGCAGTCAGAGCACCACCACCAGCAGTCCTTCTTCTGCCAAAGCCAACAGCACCTCCACTG CAGGAACCAAGCAAGAGAGCAAGGGAGTGGTCATTGTGGCGGTCATCGTCTGCATCCTGCTGCTGGCTGTGTTGGGTGCTGTCCTTTATTTCCTCTATAAGAAGGGCAAGATGCCTTGTGGGCGATCAGGCAAACAGGAAAT cacACTGCCCCTGGCTCGTAAGAATGAAATTGTAGTTGAAGTTAAGTCAGATAAGCTCCCAGAAGAGATGGGCCTCCTGCAGGGAAACAACGGTGACAAGAGAGCGCCAAAAGACCAG GTAGAGAAATACATCGATCTAAGGCACTAG
- the MCAM gene encoding cell surface glycoprotein MUC18 isoform X2, with translation MDLTRLLCTLLLTACCCRRSAGVPDEVEPKPEILEFQVGDNAHLNCDSSLPIDNLSHVDWFFKHKDQRIHIFQVRRGQGQPDPGEYQHRLTLLDGANLSLARVTPKDERIFICQVKGLTSRTQEKYIQLQIYKAPKEPTIQASTSGISVINRDPQEVATCNGEDGYPIPHVTWYKNRSPLKEDKNRIRITEQRTKESSGLYTVKSTLWAQLDKEDKEALFYCELSYRLPGGDHMKESKEVNVTVYYPMEKVWLEVMPNRLLKEGDKVELKCLSDGNPPPHFTIRKQDPISLSWLEVENISDGVLILEQAQRHHSGLYECSGLDFDTGIENTDQRQLLVNYVSNVRVQPKAPVMSEGSSLKLSCSAESSQPVVFHWEREKTREVLKNGSVLHLTNLTREAGGGYLCVASVPTVPGLKHTQLVNVTINGSPWVMAKEAHMWVKENEVVNLTCEVSGQPKPTISWSVNGTVHEHEKDFQTVLSTLKVQVIPELLEKGAVCQASNSLGSNKTTIFLELVNLTTFTVTTTGNTTSSQSTTTSSPSSAKANSTSTGDPVKKGTKQESKGVVIVAVIVCILLLAVLGAVLYFLYKKGKMPCGRSGKQEITLPLARKNEIVVEVKSDKLPEEMGLLQGNNGDKRAPKDQVEKYIDLRH, from the exons ATGGACCTGACCAGGCTGCTCTGCACTCTTCTGCTAACCGCCTGCTGCTGCCGTCGCTCGGCTG GAGTGCCTGATGAAGTGGAGCCCAAACCAGAAATACTAGAGTTTCAAGTGGGAGACAACGCCCATCTTAACTGTGACAGCTCCCTGCCCATTGACAACCTCAGCCATGTCGATTGGTTTTTT AAACACAAGGATCAACGTATTCACATCTTCCAAGTGCGCCGGGGTCAGGGCCAGCCTGATCCTGGTGAGTACCAACACCGACTCACCCTTCTGGATGGGGCCAACCTGTCTCTGGCACGTGTTACCCCCAAAGATGAGCGTATCTTCATCTGCCAGGTCAAAGGCCTTACCTCCCGTACCCAGGAGAAATATATCCAGCTCCAAATTTATA AAGCTCCCAAGGAGCCCACAATCCAAGCCAGCACTTCTGGAATCTCTGTGATCAACAGGGACCCTCAGGAG GTTGCCACCTGCAATGGGGAAGATGGATACCCAATCCCTCATGTCACCTGGTATAAAAACCGGAGCCCCCTGAAAGAAGACAAGAATC GGATCAGAATTACAGAACAACGAACCAAAGAGTCAAGTGGGCTTTACACCGTGAAAAGTACTCTGTGGGCACAGCTGGATAAAGAGGACAAGGAGGCCCTCTTTTACTGTGAGCTCAGCTACCGGCTTCCTGGGGGCGACCACATGAAAGAATccaaggaggtcaatgtcactgtCTACT ACCCAATGGAGAAGGTGTGGCTAGAGGTGATGCCAAATAGGCTGCTGAAAGAGGGAGACAAGGTCGAGCTCAAGTGCTTGTCAGATGGCAACCCTCCACCACATTTCACAATCCGAAAGCAG GACCCTATCAGTCTCAGTTGGCTTGAGGTAGAAAACATAAGTGATGGAGTCCTCATCCTGGAGCAAGCCCAGAGGCATCACAGTGGATTGTATGAGTGCTCAGGTCTGGACTTTGATACTGGAATAGAGAACACTGACCAGCGGCAACTCTTGGTGAACT ATGTGTCCAATGTCCGAGTGCAACCCAAGGCTCCAGTGATGTCAGAGGGCAGCAGCCTGAAACTCAGCTGTTCTGCAGAGAGCTCCCAACCCGTGGTATTCcattgggagagagaaaag ACCAGGGAGGTGTTGAAGAATGGATCTGTATTGCATCTGACTAACTTGACTAGGGAGGCTGGAGGAGGCTACCTCTGTGTGGCATCTGTACCCACAGTGCCCGGCCTGAAACATACACAGCTGGTTAATGTTACCATTAACG GGTCCCCATGGGTGATGGCAAAAGAAGCACACATGTGGGTAAAAGAGAATGAAGTGGTGAACCTGACATGTGAGGTGTCAGGACAACCCAAGCCCACCATCTCCTGGAGTGTCAATGGAACG GTCCATGAACATGAAAAGGATTTTCAGACTGTCCTGAGTACTTTGAAAGTCCAAGTGATTCCAGAACTGCTAGAGAAGGGTGCTGTATGCCAGGCGTCCAATTCCCTGGGAAGCAACAAGACTACCATCTTTCTGGAGCTGG tcAACTTAACCACCTTCACTGTCACTACCACTGGGAACACTACCAGCAGTCAGAGCACCACCACCAGCAGTCCTTCTTCTGCCAAAGCCAACAGCACCTCCACTG GAGACCCAGTCAAGAAAG GAACCAAGCAAGAGAGCAAGGGAGTGGTCATTGTGGCGGTCATCGTCTGCATCCTGCTGCTGGCTGTGTTGGGTGCTGTCCTTTATTTCCTCTATAAGAAGGGCAAGATGCCTTGTGGGCGATCAGGCAAACAGGAAAT cacACTGCCCCTGGCTCGTAAGAATGAAATTGTAGTTGAAGTTAAGTCAGATAAGCTCCCAGAAGAGATGGGCCTCCTGCAGGGAAACAACGGTGACAAGAGAGCGCCAAAAGACCAG GTAGAGAAATACATCGATCTAAGGCACTAG
- the MCAM gene encoding cell surface glycoprotein MUC18 isoform X1 translates to MDLTRLLCTLLLTACCCRRSAGVPDEVEPKPEILEFQVGDNAHLNCDSSLPIDNLSHVDWFFKHKDQRIHIFQVRRGQGQPDPGEYQHRLTLLDGANLSLARVTPKDERIFICQVKGLTSRTQEKYIQLQIYKAPKEPTIQASTSGISVINRDPQEVATCNGEDGYPIPHVTWYKNRSPLKEDKNRIRITEQRTKESSGLYTVKSTLWAQLDKEDKEALFYCELSYRLPGGDHMKESKEVNVTVYYPMEKVWLEVMPNRLLKEGDKVELKCLSDGNPPPHFTIRKQDPISLSWLEVENISDGVLILEQAQRHHSGLYECSGLDFDTGIENTDQRQLLVNYVSNVRVQPKAPVMSEGSSLKLSCSAESSQPVVFHWEREKTREVLKNGSVLHLTNLTREAGGGYLCVASVPTVPGLKHTQLVNVTINGSPWVMAKEAHMWVKENEVVNLTCEVSGQPKPTISWSVNGTVHEHEKDFQTVLSTLKVQVIPELLEKGAVCQASNSLGSNKTTIFLELVNLTTFTVTTTGNTTSSQSTTTSSPSSAKANSTSTGDPVKKAGTKQESKGVVIVAVIVCILLLAVLGAVLYFLYKKGKMPCGRSGKQEITLPLARKNEIVVEVKSDKLPEEMGLLQGNNGDKRAPKDQVEKYIDLRH, encoded by the exons ATGGACCTGACCAGGCTGCTCTGCACTCTTCTGCTAACCGCCTGCTGCTGCCGTCGCTCGGCTG GAGTGCCTGATGAAGTGGAGCCCAAACCAGAAATACTAGAGTTTCAAGTGGGAGACAACGCCCATCTTAACTGTGACAGCTCCCTGCCCATTGACAACCTCAGCCATGTCGATTGGTTTTTT AAACACAAGGATCAACGTATTCACATCTTCCAAGTGCGCCGGGGTCAGGGCCAGCCTGATCCTGGTGAGTACCAACACCGACTCACCCTTCTGGATGGGGCCAACCTGTCTCTGGCACGTGTTACCCCCAAAGATGAGCGTATCTTCATCTGCCAGGTCAAAGGCCTTACCTCCCGTACCCAGGAGAAATATATCCAGCTCCAAATTTATA AAGCTCCCAAGGAGCCCACAATCCAAGCCAGCACTTCTGGAATCTCTGTGATCAACAGGGACCCTCAGGAG GTTGCCACCTGCAATGGGGAAGATGGATACCCAATCCCTCATGTCACCTGGTATAAAAACCGGAGCCCCCTGAAAGAAGACAAGAATC GGATCAGAATTACAGAACAACGAACCAAAGAGTCAAGTGGGCTTTACACCGTGAAAAGTACTCTGTGGGCACAGCTGGATAAAGAGGACAAGGAGGCCCTCTTTTACTGTGAGCTCAGCTACCGGCTTCCTGGGGGCGACCACATGAAAGAATccaaggaggtcaatgtcactgtCTACT ACCCAATGGAGAAGGTGTGGCTAGAGGTGATGCCAAATAGGCTGCTGAAAGAGGGAGACAAGGTCGAGCTCAAGTGCTTGTCAGATGGCAACCCTCCACCACATTTCACAATCCGAAAGCAG GACCCTATCAGTCTCAGTTGGCTTGAGGTAGAAAACATAAGTGATGGAGTCCTCATCCTGGAGCAAGCCCAGAGGCATCACAGTGGATTGTATGAGTGCTCAGGTCTGGACTTTGATACTGGAATAGAGAACACTGACCAGCGGCAACTCTTGGTGAACT ATGTGTCCAATGTCCGAGTGCAACCCAAGGCTCCAGTGATGTCAGAGGGCAGCAGCCTGAAACTCAGCTGTTCTGCAGAGAGCTCCCAACCCGTGGTATTCcattgggagagagaaaag ACCAGGGAGGTGTTGAAGAATGGATCTGTATTGCATCTGACTAACTTGACTAGGGAGGCTGGAGGAGGCTACCTCTGTGTGGCATCTGTACCCACAGTGCCCGGCCTGAAACATACACAGCTGGTTAATGTTACCATTAACG GGTCCCCATGGGTGATGGCAAAAGAAGCACACATGTGGGTAAAAGAGAATGAAGTGGTGAACCTGACATGTGAGGTGTCAGGACAACCCAAGCCCACCATCTCCTGGAGTGTCAATGGAACG GTCCATGAACATGAAAAGGATTTTCAGACTGTCCTGAGTACTTTGAAAGTCCAAGTGATTCCAGAACTGCTAGAGAAGGGTGCTGTATGCCAGGCGTCCAATTCCCTGGGAAGCAACAAGACTACCATCTTTCTGGAGCTGG tcAACTTAACCACCTTCACTGTCACTACCACTGGGAACACTACCAGCAGTCAGAGCACCACCACCAGCAGTCCTTCTTCTGCCAAAGCCAACAGCACCTCCACTG GAGACCCAGTCAAGAAAG CAGGAACCAAGCAAGAGAGCAAGGGAGTGGTCATTGTGGCGGTCATCGTCTGCATCCTGCTGCTGGCTGTGTTGGGTGCTGTCCTTTATTTCCTCTATAAGAAGGGCAAGATGCCTTGTGGGCGATCAGGCAAACAGGAAAT cacACTGCCCCTGGCTCGTAAGAATGAAATTGTAGTTGAAGTTAAGTCAGATAAGCTCCCAGAAGAGATGGGCCTCCTGCAGGGAAACAACGGTGACAAGAGAGCGCCAAAAGACCAG GTAGAGAAATACATCGATCTAAGGCACTAG
- the MCAM gene encoding cell surface glycoprotein MUC18 isoform X6 — protein MDLTRLLCTLLLTACCCRRSAGVPDEVEPKPEILEFQVGDNAHLNCDSSLPIDNLSHVDWFFKHKDQRIHIFQVRRGQGQPDPGEYQHRLTLLDGANLSLARVTPKDERIFICQVKGLTSRTQEKYIQLQIYKAPKEPTIQASTSGISVINRDPQEVATCNGEDGYPIPHVTWYKNRSPLKEDKNRIRITEQRTKESSGLYTVKSTLWAQLDKEDKEALFYCELSYRLPGGDHMKESKEVNVTVYYPMEKVWLEVMPNRLLKEGDKVELKCLSDGNPPPHFTIRKQDPISLSWLEVENISDGVLILEQAQRHHSGLYECSGLDFDTGIENTDQRQLLVNYVSNVRVQPKAPVMSEGSSLKLSCSAESSQPVVFHWEREKTREVLKNGSVLHLTNLTREAGGGYLCVASVPTVPGLKHTQLVNVTINGSPWVMAKEAHMWVKENEVVNLTCEVSGQPKPTISWSVNGTVHEHEKDFQTVLSTLKVQVIPELLEKGAVCQASNSLGSNKTTIFLELVNLTTFTVTTTGNTTSSQSTTTSSPSSAKANSTSTAGTKQESKGVVIVAVIVCILLLAVLGAVLYFLYKKGKMPCGRSGKQEM, from the exons ATGGACCTGACCAGGCTGCTCTGCACTCTTCTGCTAACCGCCTGCTGCTGCCGTCGCTCGGCTG GAGTGCCTGATGAAGTGGAGCCCAAACCAGAAATACTAGAGTTTCAAGTGGGAGACAACGCCCATCTTAACTGTGACAGCTCCCTGCCCATTGACAACCTCAGCCATGTCGATTGGTTTTTT AAACACAAGGATCAACGTATTCACATCTTCCAAGTGCGCCGGGGTCAGGGCCAGCCTGATCCTGGTGAGTACCAACACCGACTCACCCTTCTGGATGGGGCCAACCTGTCTCTGGCACGTGTTACCCCCAAAGATGAGCGTATCTTCATCTGCCAGGTCAAAGGCCTTACCTCCCGTACCCAGGAGAAATATATCCAGCTCCAAATTTATA AAGCTCCCAAGGAGCCCACAATCCAAGCCAGCACTTCTGGAATCTCTGTGATCAACAGGGACCCTCAGGAG GTTGCCACCTGCAATGGGGAAGATGGATACCCAATCCCTCATGTCACCTGGTATAAAAACCGGAGCCCCCTGAAAGAAGACAAGAATC GGATCAGAATTACAGAACAACGAACCAAAGAGTCAAGTGGGCTTTACACCGTGAAAAGTACTCTGTGGGCACAGCTGGATAAAGAGGACAAGGAGGCCCTCTTTTACTGTGAGCTCAGCTACCGGCTTCCTGGGGGCGACCACATGAAAGAATccaaggaggtcaatgtcactgtCTACT ACCCAATGGAGAAGGTGTGGCTAGAGGTGATGCCAAATAGGCTGCTGAAAGAGGGAGACAAGGTCGAGCTCAAGTGCTTGTCAGATGGCAACCCTCCACCACATTTCACAATCCGAAAGCAG GACCCTATCAGTCTCAGTTGGCTTGAGGTAGAAAACATAAGTGATGGAGTCCTCATCCTGGAGCAAGCCCAGAGGCATCACAGTGGATTGTATGAGTGCTCAGGTCTGGACTTTGATACTGGAATAGAGAACACTGACCAGCGGCAACTCTTGGTGAACT ATGTGTCCAATGTCCGAGTGCAACCCAAGGCTCCAGTGATGTCAGAGGGCAGCAGCCTGAAACTCAGCTGTTCTGCAGAGAGCTCCCAACCCGTGGTATTCcattgggagagagaaaag ACCAGGGAGGTGTTGAAGAATGGATCTGTATTGCATCTGACTAACTTGACTAGGGAGGCTGGAGGAGGCTACCTCTGTGTGGCATCTGTACCCACAGTGCCCGGCCTGAAACATACACAGCTGGTTAATGTTACCATTAACG GGTCCCCATGGGTGATGGCAAAAGAAGCACACATGTGGGTAAAAGAGAATGAAGTGGTGAACCTGACATGTGAGGTGTCAGGACAACCCAAGCCCACCATCTCCTGGAGTGTCAATGGAACG GTCCATGAACATGAAAAGGATTTTCAGACTGTCCTGAGTACTTTGAAAGTCCAAGTGATTCCAGAACTGCTAGAGAAGGGTGCTGTATGCCAGGCGTCCAATTCCCTGGGAAGCAACAAGACTACCATCTTTCTGGAGCTGG tcAACTTAACCACCTTCACTGTCACTACCACTGGGAACACTACCAGCAGTCAGAGCACCACCACCAGCAGTCCTTCTTCTGCCAAAGCCAACAGCACCTCCACTG CAGGAACCAAGCAAGAGAGCAAGGGAGTGGTCATTGTGGCGGTCATCGTCTGCATCCTGCTGCTGGCTGTGTTGGGTGCTGTCCTTTATTTCCTCTATAAGAAGGGCAAGATGCCTTGTGGGCGATCAGGCAAACAGGAAAT GTAG
- the MCAM gene encoding cell surface glycoprotein MUC18 isoform X5, which translates to MDLTRLLCTLLLTACCCRRSAGVPDEVEPKPEILEFQVGDNAHLNCDSSLPIDNLSHVDWFFKHKDQRIHIFQVRRGQGQPDPGEYQHRLTLLDGANLSLARVTPKDERIFICQVKGLTSRTQEKYIQLQIYKAPKEPTIQASTSGISVINRDPQEVATCNGEDGYPIPHVTWYKNRSPLKEDKNRIRITEQRTKESSGLYTVKSTLWAQLDKEDKEALFYCELSYRLPGGDHMKESKEVNVTVYYPMEKVWLEVMPNRLLKEGDKVELKCLSDGNPPPHFTIRKQDPISLSWLEVENISDGVLILEQAQRHHSGLYECSGLDFDTGIENTDQRQLLVNYVSNVRVQPKAPVMSEGSSLKLSCSAESSQPVVFHWEREKTREVLKNGSVLHLTNLTREAGGGYLCVASVPTVPGLKHTQLVNVTINGSPWVMAKEAHMWVKENEVVNLTCEVSGQPKPTISWSVNGTVHEHEKDFQTVLSTLKVQVIPELLEKGAVCQASNSLGSNKTTIFLELVNLTTFTVTTTGNTTSSQSTTTSSPSSAKANSTSTGDPVKKAGTKQESKGVVIVAVIVCILLLAVLGAVLYFLYKKGKMPCGRSGKQEM; encoded by the exons ATGGACCTGACCAGGCTGCTCTGCACTCTTCTGCTAACCGCCTGCTGCTGCCGTCGCTCGGCTG GAGTGCCTGATGAAGTGGAGCCCAAACCAGAAATACTAGAGTTTCAAGTGGGAGACAACGCCCATCTTAACTGTGACAGCTCCCTGCCCATTGACAACCTCAGCCATGTCGATTGGTTTTTT AAACACAAGGATCAACGTATTCACATCTTCCAAGTGCGCCGGGGTCAGGGCCAGCCTGATCCTGGTGAGTACCAACACCGACTCACCCTTCTGGATGGGGCCAACCTGTCTCTGGCACGTGTTACCCCCAAAGATGAGCGTATCTTCATCTGCCAGGTCAAAGGCCTTACCTCCCGTACCCAGGAGAAATATATCCAGCTCCAAATTTATA AAGCTCCCAAGGAGCCCACAATCCAAGCCAGCACTTCTGGAATCTCTGTGATCAACAGGGACCCTCAGGAG GTTGCCACCTGCAATGGGGAAGATGGATACCCAATCCCTCATGTCACCTGGTATAAAAACCGGAGCCCCCTGAAAGAAGACAAGAATC GGATCAGAATTACAGAACAACGAACCAAAGAGTCAAGTGGGCTTTACACCGTGAAAAGTACTCTGTGGGCACAGCTGGATAAAGAGGACAAGGAGGCCCTCTTTTACTGTGAGCTCAGCTACCGGCTTCCTGGGGGCGACCACATGAAAGAATccaaggaggtcaatgtcactgtCTACT ACCCAATGGAGAAGGTGTGGCTAGAGGTGATGCCAAATAGGCTGCTGAAAGAGGGAGACAAGGTCGAGCTCAAGTGCTTGTCAGATGGCAACCCTCCACCACATTTCACAATCCGAAAGCAG GACCCTATCAGTCTCAGTTGGCTTGAGGTAGAAAACATAAGTGATGGAGTCCTCATCCTGGAGCAAGCCCAGAGGCATCACAGTGGATTGTATGAGTGCTCAGGTCTGGACTTTGATACTGGAATAGAGAACACTGACCAGCGGCAACTCTTGGTGAACT ATGTGTCCAATGTCCGAGTGCAACCCAAGGCTCCAGTGATGTCAGAGGGCAGCAGCCTGAAACTCAGCTGTTCTGCAGAGAGCTCCCAACCCGTGGTATTCcattgggagagagaaaag ACCAGGGAGGTGTTGAAGAATGGATCTGTATTGCATCTGACTAACTTGACTAGGGAGGCTGGAGGAGGCTACCTCTGTGTGGCATCTGTACCCACAGTGCCCGGCCTGAAACATACACAGCTGGTTAATGTTACCATTAACG GGTCCCCATGGGTGATGGCAAAAGAAGCACACATGTGGGTAAAAGAGAATGAAGTGGTGAACCTGACATGTGAGGTGTCAGGACAACCCAAGCCCACCATCTCCTGGAGTGTCAATGGAACG GTCCATGAACATGAAAAGGATTTTCAGACTGTCCTGAGTACTTTGAAAGTCCAAGTGATTCCAGAACTGCTAGAGAAGGGTGCTGTATGCCAGGCGTCCAATTCCCTGGGAAGCAACAAGACTACCATCTTTCTGGAGCTGG tcAACTTAACCACCTTCACTGTCACTACCACTGGGAACACTACCAGCAGTCAGAGCACCACCACCAGCAGTCCTTCTTCTGCCAAAGCCAACAGCACCTCCACTG GAGACCCAGTCAAGAAAG CAGGAACCAAGCAAGAGAGCAAGGGAGTGGTCATTGTGGCGGTCATCGTCTGCATCCTGCTGCTGGCTGTGTTGGGTGCTGTCCTTTATTTCCTCTATAAGAAGGGCAAGATGCCTTGTGGGCGATCAGGCAAACAGGAAAT GTAG